The Mesorhizobium loti DNA segment CGCCGCAACAAAACTACTCGCTGATCGAGGGCGCGCCACAATGCCTGGTGGCCGACCAAGGCATGAAAAAGGAAATCATCCTGCAAGGCCTTGGCTGGGGCCACCTGCCCCGCTTCCTGATCGAGGAAGAGCTGGGTGACGGACGCCTGCACTCCATCGCCGGCCGCCATATGCCGGGCCGCACCGAGGAGTTGGTGGTGGCGCGCCGCCGCGACCGGCCGCACGGGCCGGTGGCCAACCGGTTATGGGATCATGTCCAGCAGGAAGCGCCGGCCCTGCGCCTCGCGCTGGAGCCGCCAAGAACTGCTTCGTAGGGCAAGGCCAGACCTAACGATTGCCCTTGATACCTCTACTGCAGCAGGCCCTTGACGATGCCGCTGGCCTTGCCGAAATCCATCTGGCCGGCATATTTCTGCTTCAGCGCGGCGATCACCTTGCCCATGTCCTTCTGGCTGGCCGCACCAGTCTCGGCGATCGCCTCGCGCGCCGCGGCCGCGATTGCCGCATCGTCAAGCTGCGTCGGCAGGAAGCCGCGGATGATCTCCATCTCGCCGCGCTCCTGTGCGGCCAGTTCCGGGCGCTTGCCGTCTTCGAAGGCCTTCGCCGATTCCTCGCGCTGCTTCACCATCTTGGCCAGGATCTGCAGGATCTCCTCGTCGCTGGCGGGATCCTTGCCCGAACCTCGATTGGCAATGTCGCGGTCGTGGATGGCGGCCTGGATCAGCCGCAATGTCGGCAGCCGGTGCTTGTCCTGCGCCTTCATCGCGCTCTTCAGGGATTCGGCGATTTTTCCGCGCATTGTGCTTGTCTCCTTCGAACGGCGCGGACCATAACCTCGCCGGGAGCACAAGGCAAATCTCGAAGGGGCCGGCAAGCCACTGATATTGTTCGACGAAATAAAACGATGTCGGTCCCTGGCTGTATCATTGACCGTTCTGGCACCTTCCCCTATGTACTCGGCCTTGCATAAGACAATGAATTGACGCGCTGAGGCTCGAGAAATCGCTGCCGCGTCGTTTGCTGCGCGGATGGCCCGCCATCGAAGCGCACAGCCTGATAGGAGTGCCGCCATGGCCGAGATGACGCCCGCCTGGGCCACCGAAAAGCCGACCGCCCTGCTGGTGCTGGCCGACGGCACCGTCATCGAGGGTCGCGGCCTCGGCGCCACCGGCTCCGCCGTCGCCGAAGTCTGCTTCAACACCGCGCTCACCGGCTACCAGGAAATCCTCACCGACCCGTCCTATGCCGGCCAGATCGTCACCTTCACCTTCCCGCATATCGGCAATATCGGCACCAATGGCGAGGACATCGAAGACCTCAACCCGGCCGCCCGCGCCGGCGCTGTCGGCGCCGTGTTCAAGGCCGATGTCACCAACCCGTCCAACTACCGTGCCGCCGGCCATCTCGACCAGTGGCTGAAGAAGCGCGGCATCGTCGCGCTCTCGGGCATCGACACCCGCGCCCTCACCGCGCTGATCCGCGAAAAGGGCATGCCCAACGCGGTCATCGCGCATGCACCCGACGGCGTCTTCGACCTCGACGATCTCAAGCAGCGCGCCGCCGCCTGGTCTGGCCTGATCGGCCTCGACCTCGCCAAGGAAGTCACTTCGGGCCAGTCCTCGGTCTGGCGCGAGACGCCCTGGGTGTGGAACGAAGGCTTTGGCGAGCAGGCAGAGCCGTCGCTGCACGTCGTCGCCATCGACTACGGCGTCAAGCGCAACATCTTGCGCCTGCTCGCCGGCCTCGGCGCCAAGGTGACCGTTGTTCCGGCCAGCACCGGCTCGGAAGAGATCCTCGCCATGCAGCCCGACGGCATCTTCCTCTCCAACGGCCCCGGCGACCCGGAAGCCACGGGCGACTATGCCGTGCCGGTGATCCAGGATTTGCTCAAGACCGACATCCCGGTGTTCGGCATCTGCCTCGGCCACCAGATGCTGGCGCTGGCGCTCGGCGGCCGGACCGCCAAGATGCACCAGGGCCATCACGGCGCCAACCATCCGGTCAAGGACCACACCACAGGCAAGGTCGAGATCGTCTCGATGAACCACGGCTTTGCCGTCGATGCCGACTCGCTGCCCGAAGGCGTCGAGGAAACCCATGTCTCGCTGTTCGACGGCTCGAACTGCGGCATCGCGCTCACCGGCCGTCCGGTGTTCTCGGTCCAGCATCACCCAGAGGCTTCCCCGGGCCCGCAGGATTCGCACTATCTGTTCCGCCGCTTCGTCAACCTGATCCGCGAAAAGCGCGGCGAGGAATTGCTGGCGGAGCGGGCTTAACTCGATCCGTTAGCGCCGCCCCTCATCTGCCTGCCGGATCTTCTCCCCGTGAACGGGGAGAAGGGGGCTGCCGCAACCTCCGTACTCTTCTTCCAACGTCGACGATTGGCGAAAGCGGCGATACCGCGTCTTTCTCCCGTCACTATACGGGGAGAAATGCCCGGCAGGGCAATGAGGGGCGGCGCGAACAGATCACAAGCTCGCACGGCAAAATGCCCTGACCTAAGCTACCGGCCGGCCTTCGCTCGCCTCCAGGATAGCGAACCATTGCTGGCGGTCGAGGGTGAGCTCCAGCGCCTTGACCATGGCCGCCAGCCGTTCCGGTTTCATCGAACCGAGCACCGGCACCAGCCGGGCCGGATGCCGCAGTAGCCAGGCGATGGCAACGGCGGCGAGATCGCCGGCGCCGACTTCGGCGGCCACCGCCGCGAGCGCTGCCCGCACCCGAGCTTCTCGGGCTTCCTTGCCGGTGAACAGCGAGCCACCACCGAGTGGCGACCAGATCATCGGCGCGTAGCCCAGGCGCTGCGCATGGTCGAGGCTGCCGTCGGTCAACGCGGACGTCTTCAGCACCGACATCTCGATCTGGTTGGTGGCCATGGGAAACGTCAGCCGCGAGGCCAGGAGATCGAATTGCGATGGCGTGAAATTGGAAACGCCGACCGCCCTCACCTTGCCCGCCTTGACCAGTCCGGCCAGCGCCGCCGCCGTCTCGTCGGCATCCATCAGCGGATCCGGCCGGTGCAGCAGCAACAGGTCGAGATAATCGGTGCCGAGATTGGCGAGCGAGCGGTCGACCGAGGCATTTATGTGGACGGCGCTGGTGTCATAGTGCTTCAGCCGGTTTTGCGGCCGGTTGGCCGAGGCCAGCATGATGTCGCATTTCGAGATCAGCTCGATCTGATCGCGCTTGCCCTTCCAACGCGACAGCCCGGCGCCGAAGGCCGCCTCCACCTCGTAATTCCCATAAATGTCGGCATTGTCGAAACTGGTCAGGCCGAGGTCGACGGCGCTGCCAATCAGCCGCGCGACCTGATCGGCGTCCGGCCGGGCGCCACCATCGAGCAGGCGCCAGGCACCGAAGACCAGCCGCGACAGCGACACCCCGTCTTTGGTCAGCGCGATGCGGCTGTCATGGCTCATGCCTGCGCTCCATCTTCCGCCACGTCGGTGGCGACATTTGTGACCGTCGCCGGTCTCGCCACCTTGGTGACGAAGACGATGAGCGCCAGCAGCAGAAAACACGCACCGACCAGATAGGGCGCGCCGCCGAAGGTCACCGGCGCGCTTGGCCCGGTGAACCAGGAAAAGATCGCCGTGTAGAGCAGCGGCGTGATGATCGAGGTGATCGAGAAGAGCGAGGTCATCGCGCCCTGCAGTTCGCCCTGTGCCGAAGGTGGCACCTTGGCGGCGGCAAGGCTTCTCAGCGGCGGATCGGCCAGCGCTTCCAGGCAGCCGACGACGATCACCGCATAGATCATCCAGCCCTGCGAAGCGAAGGCATAGCCGAAGGCGCTCGCCGCCGTGAAGGTCAGGCCGATCACCGCTGTCCTCCACTCGCCGAGCCTTGGGATCACGCGCGGCAGCACCGTGCCCATGACGATGGCGCCGCACAGGCCGAAGGCGCCCAGCGAAAAACCGATCTGCTGCTCGCTCCAGCCATAGCGATAGTTGGAGACGAACGACCACACCGCCGGATACATCATGTGGCCGAGCGTCATCAGGAAGAAGACGAGCCCAATCCAGCCGATGCCTTGATATTGGCGCATCTGCAGCAGCGTGCCGACCGGGTTGGCGCGCTTCCACTCGAAGCGGCGGCGGTGCTTTTCATCGAGCGTTTCCGGCAGGAAGAACATCGCGATCAGGAAGTTCACGAAGGCGAGGCCGGCGGCGAAAAAGAACGGCACGCGCGGTCCGAACGTGCCCAGCAATCCACCCAGCACCGGCCCGATGACGAAGCCGACGCCGAACGCAATGCCGAGCAGGCCGAAATTCTTCGCCCGGTTCTCATCGTTCGAAATGTCGGCGATGAAGGCCGACGTCGTCGAATAGCTGGCGCCCGAAATGCCGGCCAGCACTCGGCCGATGAACAGCATAGGATAGGACCAGGCGATGGCGCAGATCAGATTGTCGATGGAGAAAGTCAGCACCGAGGCAAGCAGGATCGGCCGCCGGCCGAAGCGATCGCTCAACCCGCCCATGATCGGCGCGAAGAAGAACTGCATGGCCGCATAGACGAAGAACAGCCAGCCGCCCTCGATCGCCGCTTCACTAATGCCAACGCCGGTCAGTTCCCTGAGAAAGGCCGGCAGCACCGGCATGATCATGCCGAAGCCGATGATATCCAGCAGCAGCGTGGTGAAGACGAGCGCAAGGCCCCGCCTGGCGGTTTTGGGGTCGATCATGGCGGGTCAATCTCCTCCGGCCGCCCTTGGCGCAGGCGGACGCACCTTATAGGCGAACCCGCAAAAAGGAACAATGCGAGAACGGGCGGGAACCGTTGATCCTGACACCCCCTGACGGCGTCTCATCGCCGGATCAGGGCCAGGAAACGCTGGCCGAGACTGTTTCGAAATTCGCTCTGGCGAGCCATATAGTGGTGGTTTCGAGAACCGGAGCGCAGCGGACATTAGGTCGGTGAGCACCGGAAGCGGAGAAAACGCCGCCAGATGGCCGCCGGGGTAGAATTTCCAAACAGTCTCGTTAAAGCGCGCCGGTCATCGTATTGCAGTCCGAAAGCTTGCCGCTCTTGTAGCCGCGCGCCAGCCAGGTCTGCCGCTGCTGCGAGGTGCCGTGGTTGAAGCTTTCCGGCACGACATAGCCCTGCATCTTCTTCTGCAGCGTGTCGTCGCCGATCTGCTTGGCGGCGTTCAGCGCGCTTTCGATGTCGCCTTGCTCCAATATGCCCTTCTGCCCGGTGTAGTGCGCCCACACGCCGGCGAAGCAGTCGGCCTGCAGCTCGATGCGCACCGACAGCTGGTTGGCATCGGCTTCGCTCATGCCTTGCCGCATCTGGTTGAACTTGCCCATGATGCCGGTGAGGTTCTGCACGTGATGGCCGACCTCATGCGCGATGACATAGGCTCGCGCGAACTCACCGGAAGCGCCGAACTTTTGATCGAGCTCCTGGAAGAAGGTCATGTCGAGATAGACCTTGTGGTCGCCCGGACAATAGAAGGGGCCAGCCGCCGCCGAGGCAAAGCCGCAGGCCGAACGGACCTGGCCGGAAAACAGCACTAGCTTCGGGTCCTCATAGGTCAGGCCTTGCGACTTGAAGATGCCGGTCCAGGTGTCCTCGGTCTCGGCCAGCACGGTCGCCACGAACTGCTTCATCTCGTCATTGGCGGGAGCGGTGCCGCTATCTTGGCCGCCACCGCCATTGTCGGTGATCTGGCCGCCACCGCCCGGCAACAGGCCGCCATCGCCACCACCCAGGATCGCTGAGGGATCGAAGCCGAAATACCATCCAGCGATCACCACCAGGATGACGAGGATGATGCTGCCGCCGCCACCGGTGCGGCCGCCGATGGGGAGCTGGAAGCCCCCACCGCCGCCGATCCCACCGCCGCCGCTGTCGCTGCGGTCGTCC contains these protein-coding regions:
- a CDS encoding carbamoyl phosphate synthase small subunit codes for the protein MAEMTPAWATEKPTALLVLADGTVIEGRGLGATGSAVAEVCFNTALTGYQEILTDPSYAGQIVTFTFPHIGNIGTNGEDIEDLNPAARAGAVGAVFKADVTNPSNYRAAGHLDQWLKKRGIVALSGIDTRALTALIREKGMPNAVIAHAPDGVFDLDDLKQRAAAWSGLIGLDLAKEVTSGQSSVWRETPWVWNEGFGEQAEPSLHVVAIDYGVKRNILRLLAGLGAKVTVVPASTGSEEILAMQPDGIFLSNGPGDPEATGDYAVPVIQDLLKTDIPVFGICLGHQMLALALGGRTAKMHQGHHGANHPVKDHTTGKVEIVSMNHGFAVDADSLPEGVEETHVSLFDGSNCGIALTGRPVFSVQHHPEASPGPQDSHYLFRRFVNLIREKRGEELLAERA
- a CDS encoding aryl-alcohol dehydrogenase yields the protein MSHDSRIALTKDGVSLSRLVFGAWRLLDGGARPDADQVARLIGSAVDLGLTSFDNADIYGNYEVEAAFGAGLSRWKGKRDQIELISKCDIMLASANRPQNRLKHYDTSAVHINASVDRSLANLGTDYLDLLLLHRPDPLMDADETAAALAGLVKAGKVRAVGVSNFTPSQFDLLASRLTFPMATNQIEMSVLKTSALTDGSLDHAQRLGYAPMIWSPLGGGSLFTGKEAREARVRAALAAVAAEVGAGDLAAVAIAWLLRHPARLVPVLGSMKPERLAAMVKALELTLDRQQWFAILEASEGRPVA
- a CDS encoding arabinose efflux permease family protein, which codes for MIDPKTARRGLALVFTTLLLDIIGFGMIMPVLPAFLRELTGVGISEAAIEGGWLFFVYAAMQFFFAPIMGGLSDRFGRRPILLASVLTFSIDNLICAIAWSYPMLFIGRVLAGISGASYSTTSAFIADISNDENRAKNFGLLGIAFGVGFVIGPVLGGLLGTFGPRVPFFFAAGLAFVNFLIAMFFLPETLDEKHRRRFEWKRANPVGTLLQMRQYQGIGWIGLVFFLMTLGHMMYPAVWSFVSNYRYGWSEQQIGFSLGAFGLCGAIVMGTVLPRVIPRLGEWRTAVIGLTFTAASAFGYAFASQGWMIYAVIVVGCLEALADPPLRSLAAAKVPPSAQGELQGAMTSLFSITSIITPLLYTAIFSWFTGPSAPVTFGGAPYLVGACFLLLALIVFVTKVARPATVTNVATDVAEDGAQA
- a CDS encoding zinc protease, with the protein product MLWRGRRQSDNIEDDRSDSGGGGIGGGGGFQLPIGGRTGGGGSIILVILVVIAGWYFGFDPSAILGGGDGGLLPGGGGQITDNGGGGQDSGTAPANDEMKQFVATVLAETEDTWTGIFKSQGLTYEDPKLVLFSGQVRSACGFASAAAGPFYCPGDHKVYLDMTFFQELDQKFGASGEFARAYVIAHEVGHHVQNLTGIMGKFNQMRQGMSEADANQLSVRIELQADCFAGVWAHYTGQKGILEQGDIESALNAAKQIGDDTLQKKMQGYVVPESFNHGTSQQRQTWLARGYKSGKLSDCNTMTGAL